One genomic window of Psychrobacter cibarius includes the following:
- a CDS encoding TonB-dependent siderophore receptor, whose amino-acid sequence MYQLQHLDHKNRVKQRATLTKPSFALNYIVSARLAMSLSLVAGTVFICMPSAYAQTNSNVIHSEQTTESGNGAQNPPLEEDNNVPTVTLPAITVVAERNDNPIYSGGQVTYTNHAGFLGNKDFLETPFSAISYTDKFIEDQQATDITAVIAATDPAVFSSGVGGQNLESYSIRGFSSDIGDVTVDGLFGMAPYYRSSPEMFERIEVLKGPSALLNGMPPKGSVGGAVNLVPKRAGDEPLTRVTARYLSDSQLGGHVDVGRRFGEDKQFGVRINGAYREGDSAVNDQEKQAQLASVALDWKGERARLSTDLYHSKDRVDGPTRGLTLAPGLSIPKPPKPATLLNPSWAFNDSEDKGLMIRGEYDVTDDLMIYGAGGNSKTKFKSQSASVAQIINAAGDYRTNLGEVDDEIERQSAEIGLKSKFQTGRVNHQLAFNIVDYQEDYDLSARRGLLAEDWVTNIYKPVWESRNIPFNSPALLNTKTNLTSYGLADTLSFAEDKYQLTLGLRHQQVESKQAGMLASAKDYNESATTPSIALLSKVNDQVSLYANYIEGLSQGSTAPIDAENAGEMFAPYKTQQKEVGVKLDLGEFSHTLSVYEIEKPNSYLDPVSNIFSYAGEQRNRGVEWGFFGSPIEDIRLMGGVSYIDAKLTKTLGGVNEGNRATGVPKWQSKLGVEWDLPFIQDLTLTANANSISKQYLDAGNSLSLPGRTVYDLGARYATSIDKKPLTLRTSVANVTNKAYWAKPHYTSLGLGEPRTFMLSATMDF is encoded by the coding sequence ATGTACCAACTTCAACACCTAGATCATAAAAATAGGGTCAAACAGCGGGCGACACTGACCAAACCTTCTTTCGCGCTCAATTATATCGTATCAGCAAGACTTGCCATGTCTTTGAGCCTAGTCGCTGGGACGGTATTCATCTGTATGCCATCAGCGTATGCACAGACAAATAGTAATGTGATACATAGTGAGCAAACCACTGAGTCTGGCAATGGAGCGCAAAACCCACCGTTAGAGGAGGATAACAACGTTCCTACAGTGACCTTGCCTGCGATAACAGTAGTGGCAGAACGCAATGACAATCCTATCTACTCAGGTGGGCAGGTGACCTATACCAATCACGCTGGATTCTTGGGAAATAAGGATTTTTTAGAGACGCCGTTTAGTGCCATCAGCTATACCGATAAATTTATTGAAGATCAGCAAGCCACCGATATTACGGCTGTCATCGCTGCTACTGATCCTGCCGTCTTTAGCAGTGGGGTTGGTGGCCAGAATCTTGAAAGTTATTCTATCCGTGGATTCTCTTCAGACATTGGTGATGTTACGGTAGACGGGCTATTCGGTATGGCACCTTATTATCGTAGCTCACCTGAGATGTTTGAGCGTATCGAAGTACTTAAAGGGCCCTCAGCTTTATTGAATGGTATGCCGCCCAAAGGCTCAGTAGGCGGTGCAGTCAATCTAGTGCCTAAACGAGCAGGCGATGAGCCGTTGACGCGAGTGACGGCAAGATATTTATCAGACTCACAACTTGGTGGGCATGTGGATGTAGGACGGCGTTTTGGTGAAGACAAGCAGTTTGGTGTTCGGATTAATGGTGCTTATAGAGAGGGTGATAGTGCAGTAAATGATCAAGAAAAACAAGCGCAACTGGCTTCTGTTGCACTGGACTGGAAAGGAGAGCGTGCTCGATTATCGACAGATCTTTATCATAGTAAAGATCGTGTCGATGGACCGACTCGCGGTCTCACCCTAGCACCAGGATTGTCAATTCCTAAGCCGCCCAAACCAGCGACTCTATTGAACCCAAGCTGGGCATTTAATGATAGTGAAGATAAGGGGCTAATGATACGTGGTGAATATGATGTGACTGATGATTTAATGATTTATGGTGCGGGCGGAAATAGTAAAACAAAATTTAAGTCGCAGAGTGCCTCTGTCGCGCAGATTATCAATGCCGCAGGAGACTATCGGACTAACCTTGGAGAAGTTGATGATGAAATCGAAAGACAGTCTGCTGAGATAGGGTTAAAAAGTAAATTCCAAACAGGACGAGTTAATCATCAATTGGCATTTAACATCGTTGACTATCAGGAAGATTATGATTTAAGTGCTAGAAGGGGTTTATTAGCTGAAGATTGGGTCACGAACATATATAAACCAGTATGGGAGTCGCGTAATATTCCCTTCAATTCTCCTGCGCTACTGAACACAAAAACGAATTTGACCAGCTATGGTCTTGCAGACACACTGTCTTTTGCTGAGGATAAATATCAGCTGACTTTAGGACTACGCCATCAACAGGTAGAAAGTAAACAAGCAGGTATGCTGGCATCAGCAAAGGATTACAACGAAAGTGCGACTACGCCATCAATAGCGCTACTAAGTAAAGTAAACGATCAAGTTTCTTTATATGCTAACTATATAGAAGGTTTGAGCCAAGGTTCTACTGCACCGATAGATGCAGAAAATGCTGGTGAAATGTTTGCCCCTTATAAGACGCAACAAAAAGAAGTTGGCGTAAAGCTTGATCTTGGTGAATTCTCACACACCCTAAGTGTTTATGAAATAGAGAAACCTAATAGTTATTTGGACCCTGTTAGTAATATCTTTTCTTATGCTGGCGAACAGCGTAACCGAGGTGTTGAATGGGGATTTTTTGGCTCACCCATTGAAGATATACGCCTAATGGGTGGGGTTTCATATATTGATGCGAAGCTAACCAAGACGCTTGGTGGCGTTAATGAGGGCAATAGAGCTACAGGTGTCCCAAAATGGCAGTCTAAGCTTGGCGTTGAATGGGACCTACCTTTTATTCAAGATTTGACATTGACAGCTAATGCAAACTCGATATCTAAGCAATATCTTGATGCAGGCAACTCACTGTCATTACCAGGTCGCACTGTATATGATTTAGGTGCACGTTATGCCACCTCTATTGATAAAAAGCCGCTGACATTGAGAACAAGTGTTGCTAACGTAACCAATAAAGCCTATTGGGCAAAGCCGCATTATACCAGTCTTGGCTTGGGCGAGCCGCGTACCTTTATGCTGTCAGCCACAATGGATTTTTGA
- a CDS encoding TonB-dependent receptor, which yields MKRHHQVALSFLTLCISQQLYAQNNVSAMDIASNTMLSEDLAVNAASSELPNVTLDTITVTAKARTGTALAQKISEMPAVTQVITENELQMQATGNRTTGDILAQLIPSLGASSGSTSNYGTTMHGRPVQFLLNGVPLSGSRSLSRELNSIDPAQLERVEVLSGATSIYGAGAAGGLINLVTKSMVGYGSIRQTRVGVSSSRNFDSDSLGYHVGQTLGYGGERVYGRLDVDYDRKGGKFDSHDNRISPDVNQTDQQDTESLSINGSLGIELTDSQRLDLAVTYYNDEQDTDYGPDYGKNLQVLFGAKPSLKAIYGANVENEPYTTKTSVNLNYNNDDIAGSNLSVTGYYRDEKGRFYPSGKSAADQAAEVWATKGLTDKDTLGKLLGAATFVTQSEADIEVMGLRAAMQTDSEIAGQKTLFSYGADFEREKSEQTYEGQDLNTFLASNGLSAQTNGLSYNGGPDTTIDKWGAFVNADIDITDKWHTSAGVRYQKLKAETATFTPIYEQLLEEYFNDPRISGVSDAYGIDYQAGQVEKGNTDHDKTLFNIGTSYQLTPNDQVFANFSQGFTTADIQRALRDVRAGFVVNSDNVQPIAIDNYELGWQGKHGSTAARLSGFYNESDKTVRFTNDYTVEVVDTDERVYGIEGSLSHDIDDQWQLGGSVAYTRGQYDKDGDWLELDAVRLTPLKGTAFAQYNFDKGSNIRLQALAIGGDDKAFKDQQKDPDSSALPVTGYMTLDVLGQVKMPVGRVDYGIYNLLNKDYLTVYHQTTYGDLNRLPASGTTYGLSYTVDY from the coding sequence ATGAAACGCCACCATCAAGTTGCTCTATCCTTTCTTACCCTTTGTATCAGCCAGCAACTATATGCACAAAACAATGTCAGTGCTATGGACATCGCTTCAAATACAATGCTTTCAGAAGACTTAGCTGTCAACGCCGCCTCAAGTGAGTTACCAAACGTGACTTTAGATACCATTACGGTCACTGCTAAAGCAAGGACAGGAACGGCTTTGGCACAAAAAATTAGTGAGATGCCCGCCGTCACACAGGTAATTACCGAAAATGAGCTGCAGATGCAGGCGACAGGCAATCGCACTACTGGAGATATATTGGCTCAGCTGATTCCAAGTTTGGGGGCAAGCAGCGGCTCAACCAGTAACTATGGCACGACCATGCATGGCCGTCCCGTGCAGTTTTTGCTGAATGGTGTGCCATTGAGTGGCTCACGCAGCCTTTCACGCGAGCTAAACAGTATCGACCCTGCGCAGCTTGAGCGGGTAGAGGTGCTCTCTGGTGCGACCAGTATTTATGGGGCTGGCGCGGCTGGTGGTCTGATTAATCTCGTCACAAAATCTATGGTGGGTTATGGCTCTATCAGGCAAACCAGAGTCGGCGTCAGTAGCAGTCGTAATTTTGACTCAGATTCATTGGGTTATCATGTGGGGCAAACATTGGGTTATGGCGGTGAGCGAGTCTATGGTCGCCTAGATGTGGATTATGATCGTAAGGGCGGCAAATTCGATAGCCACGATAATCGCATCAGTCCAGACGTCAATCAAACTGACCAACAAGATACCGAGTCGCTAAGTATTAATGGTAGCTTAGGTATAGAGCTCACTGACAGCCAACGTCTTGATTTGGCAGTGACTTACTATAATGATGAGCAGGATACTGACTATGGTCCAGATTATGGTAAAAATTTACAAGTATTATTTGGCGCAAAACCTTCCTTAAAGGCTATTTATGGTGCCAATGTAGAAAACGAGCCTTATACCACCAAAACATCAGTGAACCTAAATTATAATAATGATGATATTGCAGGCTCAAATTTGAGCGTGACTGGCTACTATCGAGACGAAAAAGGCCGTTTTTATCCTTCTGGGAAAAGTGCAGCAGACCAAGCAGCTGAAGTTTGGGCTACCAAGGGTCTTACTGATAAAGACACGCTAGGTAAGCTTTTGGGCGCGGCAACATTCGTCACTCAATCAGAAGCAGATATTGAGGTGATGGGTTTGCGTGCCGCTATGCAAACGGATAGTGAAATTGCGGGTCAAAAGACACTGTTTAGCTATGGGGCTGATTTTGAACGCGAAAAAAGTGAGCAAACCTATGAAGGGCAAGACTTAAACACGTTTCTTGCTAGTAATGGTTTGAGCGCTCAAACCAACGGACTATCTTATAATGGTGGACCAGATACCACCATTGATAAATGGGGCGCTTTTGTCAATGCCGATATAGATATCACTGATAAATGGCATACCAGTGCTGGCGTGCGCTATCAAAAATTGAAAGCAGAAACGGCTACTTTCACGCCCATTTATGAGCAATTGCTCGAAGAGTATTTTAATGATCCTCGCATCAGTGGTGTCAGCGATGCTTATGGCATTGACTATCAGGCTGGTCAAGTGGAAAAGGGCAATACAGACCACGATAAAACCCTATTTAATATCGGTACCAGCTATCAATTAACCCCAAATGACCAAGTATTTGCCAATTTTTCACAAGGCTTTACGACTGCTGACATTCAGCGTGCGCTACGTGATGTACGGGCAGGCTTTGTGGTCAATTCAGACAATGTACAACCTATCGCAATCGATAATTACGAGTTGGGCTGGCAAGGTAAGCATGGCAGTACTGCTGCACGATTGAGCGGTTTTTATAATGAGTCAGACAAAACGGTACGCTTTACCAATGACTATACGGTAGAAGTGGTCGATACTGATGAGCGCGTCTACGGAATAGAAGGTTCGCTCAGCCATGATATTGATGATCAATGGCAATTGGGTGGCAGTGTCGCCTATACTCGTGGCCAGTATGATAAAGATGGTGATTGGTTGGAGCTTGATGCCGTACGCTTGACACCACTTAAAGGCACCGCATTTGCACAATATAACTTCGATAAAGGCAGTAATATACGTCTACAAGCATTAGCGATTGGTGGTGATGATAAAGCCTTTAAGGATCAACAAAAAGACCCTGATTCTAGCGCATTGCCAGTCACAGGTTATATGACACTTGATGTATTAGGACAAGTCAAAATGCCGGTAGGTCGAGTAGACTATGGGATTTATAACTTACTCAATAAAGATTATCTAACGGTCTATCATCAAACAACCTATGGCGACTTGAATCGTTTGCCTGCCTCGGGTACAACTTATGGCTTGAGCTACACTGTGGATTATTAA
- a CDS encoding LysR family transcriptional regulator, with the protein MTKADDMILFVQVVEEGSFSRVAEKLSLTNSVVSKRIARLEENLNTQLLYRTTRKLSLTDAGRALYNKAKIAKSAFQEAENAVTGYGEDMKGHIRITMPVVSANFIFSESIAEFCKQHPEVSVELQITNRLVDLIEEGFDLALRTAVLEDSSLIARRLIDSQWIICATPAYLKQYGTPQTPEQLQNHECLVYKFDNTANSTWPLYIDGKEQLISVHGRFHSNHLSAIKQAALSDLGIAFLPQVLIYEEIQKNTLTQILRCFTSKKLGLYAVYPKARQPDQKLKLLVAHLRDSLHQKQAYYY; encoded by the coding sequence GTGACCAAAGCTGACGACATGATTTTATTCGTTCAAGTTGTTGAAGAAGGGTCATTTTCTAGAGTCGCTGAAAAATTATCATTGACGAACTCAGTAGTGAGCAAGCGCATTGCGAGATTAGAAGAAAACTTAAATACACAACTGCTTTATAGAACCACTAGAAAGTTGAGCTTAACCGATGCAGGCAGGGCGCTTTATAACAAAGCTAAAATTGCTAAATCCGCCTTTCAAGAAGCTGAAAATGCTGTCACGGGTTACGGCGAAGATATGAAAGGCCATATACGTATAACCATGCCTGTGGTCTCTGCGAATTTCATATTTAGCGAATCTATTGCCGAATTCTGTAAACAACACCCTGAAGTATCAGTAGAGTTACAAATTACCAATCGATTGGTTGACTTGATAGAAGAAGGATTTGATTTGGCACTAAGGACCGCTGTGCTTGAAGATTCCTCGCTCATTGCAAGGCGTCTTATAGATAGCCAATGGATTATATGCGCGACTCCAGCCTATTTAAAGCAATATGGTACGCCTCAAACTCCTGAACAGTTACAGAATCATGAGTGCTTGGTTTATAAGTTTGATAATACGGCTAACAGTACATGGCCGCTATATATAGACGGCAAAGAGCAATTAATATCTGTCCATGGTCGGTTTCATAGCAACCATCTGAGTGCAATTAAACAAGCCGCGCTTAGCGATTTAGGTATCGCTTTTTTACCACAAGTGTTGATCTATGAGGAAATACAGAAAAATACACTCACGCAGATTTTACGATGTTTTACCAGCAAGAAGCTTGGCCTATATGCGGTTTATCCTAAGGCCAGACAACCGGATCAAAAGTTAAAATTGCTCGTTGCACATTTACGAGACTCATTACATCAAAAACAGGCTTACTACTACTAA
- a CDS encoding L-lactate permease — MNQTIYGLLALLPIVLCGIFLIGLQWSAKKTMPIILVVTAALAIFIWDMTLNRVSSSIIQGLVITVSVLWIVFGAIFLLNTLKHTGAIAVIRAGFTNVSPDRRVQAIIIAWCFGCFLEGASGFGTAAAIAAPLLVAVGFPALGAVLMGMMIQSTPVSFGAVGTPIVIGVNDGLDKAAISAQLAQQGVQWSEFLQLITSQVAIIHGVIGTFMPLFMVMMLTRFFGKNKSWREGFAIWPFAIFAGLAFTIPYMITGVFLGPEFPSLVGGLVSITIVVNAAKRGFLVPKTIWDFEPQKNWPSEWLGKLVVSKEDITLTLSDKKMSTLMAWFPYLLVALLLVFSRVFTGFQSLLNSVAVDLTSILGETDISASFSPLYLPGGLLLISALVAAAFQTRKPVSALNSAFKESGKTVLGAGFVLIFTIPMVRIFINSGINLSDVASMPVASAELFSGTFGNVFPLISATIGALGAFIAGSNTVSNMMFSQFQYEAAMSLHISPSLIIAAQAVGAAAGNMVAIHNVVAASATVGLLGMEGATLRRTILPTIYYVLFCGIIVMAAIYIFGFQGPLA; from the coding sequence TTGAATCAAACAATATATGGGCTTTTGGCATTACTGCCAATCGTTCTCTGTGGTATTTTTCTGATAGGTTTGCAATGGTCAGCTAAAAAAACAATGCCTATCATTTTAGTGGTTACCGCTGCGCTTGCCATTTTTATATGGGATATGACGCTTAACCGAGTGTCATCATCTATTATTCAGGGTTTGGTCATTACGGTTTCGGTATTGTGGATAGTCTTTGGGGCTATTTTTTTGTTGAATACATTGAAACATACTGGTGCAATCGCCGTTATCCGTGCTGGGTTTACTAATGTATCGCCAGATAGGCGTGTGCAAGCCATTATTATTGCATGGTGCTTTGGCTGCTTTCTTGAGGGTGCCTCTGGTTTTGGTACAGCTGCCGCTATTGCAGCGCCTTTGCTGGTGGCAGTAGGATTTCCGGCGCTGGGTGCGGTGTTGATGGGAATGATGATACAAAGTACACCTGTATCATTTGGTGCGGTCGGTACGCCTATTGTGATAGGGGTAAACGATGGGTTAGATAAAGCTGCCATTAGCGCTCAACTGGCACAACAAGGAGTACAGTGGAGCGAATTTTTACAACTGATTACCAGTCAAGTCGCCATTATTCACGGTGTCATTGGTACGTTTATGCCACTTTTTATGGTGATGATGCTCACTCGCTTCTTTGGTAAAAACAAAAGCTGGCGAGAAGGCTTTGCGATTTGGCCGTTTGCGATTTTTGCAGGCTTGGCATTTACAATCCCTTATATGATAACTGGTGTTTTTTTAGGGCCAGAGTTTCCGTCACTGGTCGGTGGCTTGGTCAGTATTACTATTGTTGTTAATGCTGCTAAAAGAGGGTTTTTGGTGCCAAAAACCATATGGGATTTTGAACCGCAAAAAAACTGGCCGAGTGAATGGCTTGGTAAGTTAGTGGTCAGTAAAGAAGATATTACGTTGACCTTGAGTGATAAGAAGATGTCCACCCTTATGGCGTGGTTCCCTTATTTACTGGTTGCCCTTTTACTGGTGTTTTCAAGAGTATTTACAGGCTTTCAGTCTTTACTTAACAGTGTGGCAGTAGACCTAACCTCGATTTTAGGTGAGACAGATATCAGTGCCAGTTTTAGTCCTTTATACTTACCAGGCGGCTTGTTACTAATTAGTGCTTTGGTTGCCGCCGCTTTTCAAACTAGAAAGCCCGTCAGCGCCCTAAACAGTGCCTTTAAAGAATCAGGCAAGACCGTGTTAGGGGCAGGTTTTGTACTTATTTTTACGATTCCAATGGTTAGAATTTTTATTAATTCAGGCATAAACTTATCAGATGTGGCGAGTATGCCAGTCGCCAGTGCAGAGTTGTTTTCAGGTACTTTTGGTAATGTTTTTCCATTGATTAGTGCAACCATTGGTGCTTTAGGTGCATTTATCGCAGGCTCTAATACCGTATCTAATATGATGTTCAGTCAATTCCAATATGAAGCCGCCATGAGCTTACATATTTCACCTTCTCTAATCATCGCGGCGCAAGCGGTTGGTGCCGCAGCCGGTAATATGGTTGCCATACATAACGTGGTGGCTGCATCGGCAACAGTAGGTTTACTTGGTATGGAGGGCGCCACACTTAGGCGTACTATTTTACCCACCATATACTACGTGTTGTTCTGTGGCATCATCGTCATGGCCGCTATTTACATTTTTGGTTTTCAAGGTCCCTTAGCATGA
- the dld gene encoding D-lactate dehydrogenase has product MLSPDQVLDKLTNLLGASNVQADPEKNEHYRMGWRSGGGSALAVLFPQTLLDIWRSLEVCVEGDCIIIMQAAKTGLTEGSTPSGNDYDRPVVVINTLAINQLYLVNDGEQVISLSGATLHQLQSQLKAVNRAPHSVIGSSTLGASIIGGISNNSGGALVKRGPAYTELALFAQINEHGQLVLVNHLDVELGDTPEEILTNLQNGHFDKKELPDTGKLASDREYIARVKDVDASTPSRFNADKRRLYEASGCAGKLAVFAVRLDTYPIAAKEQTFYIGTNSVSELAQLRRQILSRFDNIPEVGEYMHRDIFDVSAKYGKDTFLSIKHLGTNALPRLFSIKGAMDAKFHKWSWMPKHFTDKIMQFVANIFPKHLPKRMMEYRDQYEHHLIIKMSDEGIAEAQNFLKTFFDASDTGNYFECSQEESESALLNRFAAAGAALRYEIIHEKEVGEILALDIAIPRNELEWLESLPEDIEKRLEKKLYYGHFFCYVFHQDYILKKGSDAKLVKKMMLELLSARGAKYPAEHNVGHLYEAEPDLQNFYKSLDPTNTFNPGIGKMSKTKRNCSCCV; this is encoded by the coding sequence ATGCTTAGTCCTGATCAGGTGTTAGATAAACTAACCAACTTGCTAGGCGCGAGTAATGTACAGGCTGATCCAGAGAAAAATGAGCACTATAGAATGGGGTGGCGCTCTGGTGGCGGCAGTGCCTTAGCGGTTTTGTTCCCGCAAACATTGCTGGACATTTGGCGTAGCTTAGAAGTGTGCGTTGAAGGCGACTGTATTATCATTATGCAAGCGGCAAAAACAGGCCTGACTGAAGGATCAACACCGAGCGGTAATGACTACGATAGACCTGTTGTGGTGATTAATACGCTTGCCATAAACCAGTTGTATTTGGTGAATGATGGCGAGCAAGTGATTAGCTTGTCTGGGGCGACATTGCATCAGTTGCAAAGTCAGCTTAAGGCTGTCAATAGAGCGCCTCACTCTGTCATCGGTTCCTCGACATTGGGAGCGTCTATTATTGGTGGTATATCTAATAACTCTGGTGGGGCTCTAGTTAAAAGAGGCCCTGCCTATACCGAGCTTGCGTTGTTTGCCCAAATAAATGAACACGGTCAACTGGTGCTAGTCAATCATCTAGACGTCGAGTTGGGTGATACTCCGGAAGAAATATTAACAAATTTGCAAAACGGTCATTTTGATAAAAAAGAATTACCTGACACTGGTAAGCTCGCATCTGACAGAGAGTACATCGCCCGAGTAAAAGATGTTGATGCAAGCACACCCAGTCGCTTTAATGCGGACAAGCGCAGACTGTATGAAGCAAGCGGCTGTGCTGGCAAGCTTGCCGTGTTTGCAGTACGTCTTGACACTTATCCAATAGCTGCAAAAGAGCAAACCTTCTACATAGGCACTAACAGTGTGAGTGAGCTTGCACAGCTCAGAAGACAGATACTATCCCGCTTCGACAATATCCCTGAAGTGGGCGAGTATATGCATCGTGATATATTCGATGTATCCGCTAAATACGGTAAAGACACGTTCTTGAGTATCAAGCATCTCGGTACAAATGCTTTACCTAGACTGTTCTCTATCAAAGGCGCTATGGATGCAAAGTTCCATAAATGGTCATGGATGCCAAAGCATTTTACTGACAAAATCATGCAGTTCGTCGCCAATATATTTCCCAAGCATTTGCCGAAGCGCATGATGGAGTATCGCGATCAATATGAACATCACCTCATCATAAAAATGAGTGATGAAGGTATAGCCGAGGCACAGAATTTTCTGAAGACGTTTTTTGATGCGTCGGACACAGGCAATTATTTTGAATGTAGTCAGGAAGAATCAGAAAGCGCACTTTTAAATCGTTTTGCAGCAGCCGGTGCCGCATTACGCTATGAAATCATACATGAAAAAGAAGTCGGTGAGATATTAGCGCTGGATATTGCCATACCACGTAACGAGCTAGAGTGGCTTGAAAGCTTGCCTGAAGACATTGAAAAACGCTTAGAAAAGAAGCTGTATTACGGACATTTCTTTTGTTATGTGTTTCATCAAGACTATATCTTGAAGAAGGGCAGTGATGCCAAGCTTGTTAAAAAGATGATGTTAGAGCTGTTGAGTGCACGCGGGGCAAAATATCCTGCTGAGCATAATGTGGGGCACTTGTATGAAGCAGAACCTGATTTGCAAAACTTCTATAAAAGTCTAGACCCAACCAATACCTTTAATCCGGGTATTGGCAAAATGTCGAAAACCAAACGTAATTGCTCTTGCTGTGTGTAA
- the lldD gene encoding FMN-dependent L-lactate dehydrogenase LldD, translated as MIISSPNDYRAAAKRRLPPFLFHYIDGGAYEEYTLKHNVEDLSKIALRQRVLNDMSQLSLETQLFNETLSMPVALSPVGLTGMYARRGEVQAAMAADQKGIPFTMSTVSVCPIEEVVPKINRPMWFQLYVLKDRGFMKNALERAKAAGCSTLVFTVDMPVPGARYRDMHSGMSGKNAAMRRYFQSMTHPQWAWDVGLNGRPHDLGNISTYLGKTTGLEDYIGWLGNNFDPSISWKDLDWIREYWDGPMVIKGILDPEDAKDAVRFGADGIVVSNHGGRQLDGVLSSARALPPIADAVKGEIKILADSGIRNGLDIVRMLALGADICMLGRAFIYALAADGGAGVSNLLELLDKEIRVAMTLTGAKTIADINSDCLVKLDN; from the coding sequence ATGATTATTTCATCTCCAAACGACTACAGGGCTGCTGCCAAGCGCCGACTGCCACCATTTCTATTTCATTATATAGATGGCGGTGCTTATGAGGAATATACCTTAAAACATAATGTTGAAGATTTATCAAAAATTGCCCTTAGACAACGTGTACTGAATGATATGTCACAACTGAGCTTAGAGACGCAGTTATTTAATGAAACTCTGTCTATGCCTGTCGCGTTGTCACCCGTGGGTCTGACAGGTATGTATGCGCGCCGCGGAGAAGTGCAGGCCGCTATGGCAGCCGATCAAAAAGGCATTCCGTTTACCATGTCGACAGTTTCGGTTTGTCCGATTGAGGAAGTAGTGCCTAAAATTAACCGTCCAATGTGGTTTCAGCTTTATGTATTAAAGGACCGAGGTTTTATGAAAAATGCCTTGGAGCGTGCCAAAGCTGCGGGGTGTTCGACCTTGGTTTTTACGGTAGATATGCCGGTACCAGGGGCACGCTACCGAGATATGCACTCCGGTATGAGCGGTAAAAATGCCGCTATGCGCCGTTACTTCCAGTCTATGACGCATCCGCAATGGGCATGGGATGTAGGACTAAATGGCCGTCCGCACGATCTGGGTAATATCTCTACTTATTTAGGCAAGACAACAGGATTGGAAGACTATATAGGCTGGCTAGGTAATAACTTCGACCCCTCTATTTCTTGGAAAGATTTAGATTGGATTCGCGAGTACTGGGATGGGCCTATGGTCATCAAAGGTATTTTGGACCCCGAAGATGCCAAAGATGCGGTGCGTTTTGGGGCAGACGGCATAGTCGTATCCAATCATGGTGGGCGACAGCTGGACGGTGTTTTATCCAGTGCACGGGCGCTGCCTCCTATTGCCGATGCGGTGAAAGGAGAGATTAAAATTTTAGCCGACTCTGGCATACGTAATGGCTTAGATATTGTGCGCATGTTGGCTTTGGGCGCTGATATTTGCATGCTAGGGCGCGCTTTTATTTATGCTTTAGCAGCGGATGGCGGTGCAGGAGTAAGCAATTTGTTAGAACTGCTAGATAAAGAAATACGCGTCGCAATGA